Below is a genomic region from Rhodothermia bacterium.
GAACCGGAGGTCTGCTTCACCACGCTTAAAGACACATTGTCCGCGAAAACAGGCACTGGCTTGTACGTTCCTGTGGCTGGCACATAAACCGACCACTGCCCCGCTTTTTCCTCGTAAAATCCCGATAAGCCCTTTACTCGAAGCGCTGCCACCCATTCCGGCAATGCAATCTTGCGGGCATCCATTTCGGCACAAACCGTTTCAAAACCCAATGTATCCCATGTTTCAAACGGCCCTGCTTCCCAGCCAAAGCCCCAACAAAGTGCCTGATCCACCTCTAAAGGCGTGTCCGAGATTTCTGGAATACGACGCGCTGCATAGACCATCGTATCCACCATGACATCCCTGAAAAAAGCACCTGCGCGCCCACCATCTGCCCAAAGCGCCTGCATTTTTGCGGGCAAGCCACCACGTATCCCCGACAAATCGCCCAAGTTTTTGGGTTTTGGCGCTTCATACACCTTTGTTTCCAGATTGAGCGAATGAATCTCTTTCCCCACTTTTTTGTAAAATCCGGCCTTCACCTTCTGTCCCAACAAACCCGCGCCTATCATTTCTTCCAAGTGACTTGGAACTTTAAACAAATCGCGGCTTTCATCGTCTTTCCCTTCAAGTGCCTGATACAAGTTCCGACAAACGTGCGCCATCGTGTCCAAACCCACCACATCCGCTGTTCGGAAAGTAGCAGAAGAAGGCCGCCCGATGATTGTTCCCGTGAGCGCGTCAATTTCCTCGATGGTATAGCCCTTTTCCAATTCCTTAGAAGCACGCATCATCGCATAAACACCGATTCGGTTCCCAATAAAATTGGGGGTATCTTTGGCCAATACCACTCCTTTCCCCAAATGCACACGCCCAAACCACGAAATCCGGTCTAAGATCGCCGCATCGGTATCTGGCGTTGGGATCAATTCTAACAATTTCAGATAACGGGGTGGATTAAAAAAGTGTGTGCCAAGGAACCGCCGCTTAAACGCATCCGAGCATTCTGAGGCCATTTCTGCAATGGGCAATCCAGACGTATTTGAACTCACCACCACGCTATCACTGGTTGCTGCTTCTATACGCGCCATCACACTTCTCTTAATGTCCATTCGCTCCACAACAGCTTCAATCACCCAATCCACCTCGCCGATCTGCTCAAAATGCTCATCAAAATTGCCTAAACGGATACGCTTTTCGATGTCTTTGTCAAAAAGCGGAGCTGGATTTAATTTACTCGCCGTTTTCCATGCACGCTCAACAACGGCATTTTTGGGGCCTTCTTTTGGCGCAATGTCCAAAAGCAATACTTCCAAACCCGCATTCGCCAAATGTGCCGCTATCTGCGCACCCATCACGCCAGCACCCAAAACGGCTGCCTTCCTAAAGGGCCTTCTCGCAAAGCGGCCATGATCTAAAAAGGGTTGTTTTTCCATAACGAAGTACAAAGTTAACACTGTTAATAAAATATGCCTAAAACACTAAAAGCGCTTTTCGTACCATGTAACAAGGGGCATATTGGTACATACTTGGCCTTAAATGAAGTCTTTTATATTGAATAAATAAATAAGATCTATAGACCTATTCAACACAATAAAAACACTTAATCACTAACCATTTATAAGGAAAAATGTTCAATTTTCCGTATCTCAACATGGACTTTGGGAAGGTGGCCAAAGCCTTTATCCCGCCCAAGACACCATTGGTTATCCCCGAACAAACGCCACCACTTGAGCAAAGACATGCTCCTTTAAGTCCTCTGCATCAATTTGTTGATCTACCCGCTGGGCAATCAATAACG
It encodes:
- a CDS encoding 3-hydroxyacyl-CoA dehydrogenase/enoyl-CoA hydratase family protein encodes the protein MEKQPFLDHGRFARRPFRKAAVLGAGVMGAQIAAHLANAGLEVLLLDIAPKEGPKNAVVERAWKTASKLNPAPLFDKDIEKRIRLGNFDEHFEQIGEVDWVIEAVVERMDIKRSVMARIEAATSDSVVVSSNTSGLPIAEMASECSDAFKRRFLGTHFFNPPRYLKLLELIPTPDTDAAILDRISWFGRVHLGKGVVLAKDTPNFIGNRIGVYAMMRASKELEKGYTIEEIDALTGTIIGRPSSATFRTADVVGLDTMAHVCRNLYQALEGKDDESRDLFKVPSHLEEMIGAGLLGQKVKAGFYKKVGKEIHSLNLETKVYEAPKPKNLGDLSGIRGGLPAKMQALWADGGRAGAFFRDVMVDTMVYAARRIPEISDTPLEVDQALCWGFGWEAGPFETWDTLGFETVCAEMDARKIALPEWVAALRVKGLSGFYEEKAGQWSVYVPATGTYKPVPVFADNVSLSVVKQTSGSLIWKNDEAALLDMGDGVALFEFRSKANALGVQVMEGLKTAIQLVEDGDWRGLVIGNEGKNFSVGANLGEMAMAMMMGDFATIEQMIEQFQKTIQQVYYSSKPVIVAAHQRVLGGGCEMTMASAVPVVSAETYMGLVELGVGLIPAGCGTMRMTAYASERAPTDFPSDIQTVLRKHFETIAMAKVATSGRQAISFGFLPAHTRVVMHDDRRLFVAKQEVIRLSEEGYMPPPVRNAIKVVGRDGRAQFEAALYQFRQGKYISDYDRYLGSRLAYVMTGGDLSEPQEVHENYLLELEREVFLSLLGEPKTQARIESILTTNKPLRN